GCTGCATGGAGAGGTTTTTTTGTTTGGCAAAGTGCCCTTGGAGTTCGACGGTATTTTGCTGGATGCGGTCTTTGAGGCTATCATACACCGGATTGATGCTTTTCTGGATGGTATTCAATGATGTGACTGGCTGTTTTTTGAGTTGGTGCTTGATTTCATTAATTTGATTGTTGAGTGATTTCATTTGGGGATGCGCTTTGGTCAGCTCGGCTGCTTGCCCCACAAAGGTCACCAATTTATCGACAAGTAAATTTTCAAGTGAGGTGCGTTGTTGGCTCGGACTATAATCAATGGATGCTTGGCGAAGTTCATCGATTTGCGTCAACAGTGCTTTGGCTTCGACGTTTTGTGCTTCTGCGTTGACAATAGCGTTGTCATTACTCGAAATTTCGGATTCGACGTCACGGATTTTTGAAATCAGAGCTTGTGCCTGAGAAGACAGCTCGACGGCTTCAGCTCCGGTTTTGACGCGGAAATCACGCGCTGCAACCAATGCTTGGTAGTATTGATCACCGACGCCGCTGAGGCGTGCTGTCAGCGATTCTCGTATTGCCGCAAAGTCGCGGCGCATCAGATCATTGCGGAAGGAGATCGCCGTTTTTGCCACACCGTTGGCAATATCGGTCGCCTGCTGTGGGTCGGGAGACAGTGCAATAATCGTGATAAGTTGGTCGGTATCGTCCATGAGATCCGCTTCGACATAGGGCTG
Above is a genomic segment from Desulfovibrio inopinatus DSM 10711 containing:
- a CDS encoding GumC family protein, translating into MELLLLWETILRWKKVFLTVFLGFFFFVALTTLIMQSVYKAKTVLIVNDASPMTTLLSSLQIRSETRRSSMEDPYGADLAMVTAEPVLRSVINDLKLKTFFGSDLETDDFTEKKLLRKILPQPYVEADLMDDTDQLITIIALSPDPQQATDIANGVAKTAISFRNDLMRRDFAAIRESLTARLSGVGDQYYQALVAARDFRVKTGAEAVELSSQAQALISKIRDVESEISSNDNAIVNAEAQNVEAKALLTQIDELRQASIDYSPSQQRTSLENLLVDKLVTFVGQAAELTKAHPQMKSLNNQINEIKHQLKKQPVTSLNTIQKSINPVYDSLKDRIQQNTVELQGHFAKQKNLSMQLDAVKQQLIRIPEIAVTDDRLSTDLSAAKTMYQDLKEYLLKATVAESVATSELSVVESATVPTERNFPSKKINFSLGFIVGLFLALMSVLLLEYIDRARTIRKHEASLQS